One window from the genome of Tachypleus tridentatus isolate NWPU-2018 chromosome 11, ASM421037v1, whole genome shotgun sequence encodes:
- the LOC143232608 gene encoding achaete-scute homolog 1-like has protein sequence MDSFTVFTGNTQKMETATCLLVTTSTIPSGLTFSTASTAQQSGPRIAIKRNKTNPMVSGGTTQELLRCKRRIQLSQLGSSTSQARPATVSRRNERERNRVKLVNLGFDTLKQHVPNGTKNKKMSKVETLRAAVLYIKQLQELLTKQENTESVLGENVLTYHMQKNQNCYPESVSASNSKDSVHNTVLPPYTSSKPETQSPSSPTSSLGSDAASPQQSVGYDECSPRDDILTPDDEDLLDFTSWFS, from the coding sequence atgGATTCTTTTACCGTGTTTACTGGAAATACACAAAAAATGGAGACTGCTACGTGCCTCTTGGTGACCACAAGTACTATTCCCTCAGGACTGACTTTCTCTACTGCCTCCACGGCTCAACAGTCCGGGCCCAGGATTGCCATCAAGAGAAATAAGACGAATCCGATGGTCAGTGGGGGTACGACACAAGAACTATTGCGGTGCAAGCGGCGTATTCAGTTATCTCAGCTGGGTTCCTCAACGTCACAGGCTCGGCCAGCTACAGTCTCTAGGAGAAACGAAAGAGAACGAAACCGTGTGAAGCTAgtaaatttgggtttcgatacacttAAACAACACGTTCCAAACGGTACGAAAAACAAGAAAATGAGCAAGGTTGAAACACTTCGCGCAGCCGTGCTATACATTAAACAGCTTCAGGAACTACTCACCAAACAGGAAAACACAGAGTCTGTGTTAGGAGAAAACGTCTTGACTTACCACATGCAAAAGAATCAGAACTGCTATCCTGAATCGGTTTCAGCATCGAACAGTAAAGATTCTGTTCACAATACGGTTCTGCCACCGTACACGAGCTCAAAACCCGAGACACAATCACCAAGCTCACCCACTTCAAGCCTTGGCTCAGATGCTGCTTCACCGCAGCAAAGTGTTGGTTACGACGAATGTTCTCCACGTGATGACATTCTCACTCCTGACGACGAAGATCTTCTCGATTTCACTTCCTGGTTTTCTTAA